A portion of the Ficedula albicollis isolate OC2 chromosome 4, FicAlb1.5, whole genome shotgun sequence genome contains these proteins:
- the LRP2BP gene encoding LRP2-binding protein → MSLKYPREVSDRTGGSREDAGGRPARSPSLIDDLAPGNGRRRSKAQTENAVVTFPVFPVPCQSTAPTLPQVPLAPCRRCRSHPAAGAAPTPPGLAGSSRFAPVEHPVRSSSSRTRSPKDQELELVKMYYLQDLCPCPLQLKLVIQVFEKNPSRGTLLAKAKEPLVRRDGEPPAPFLVGQEYYEQGLYKEALKQFEKIKDTDFQAMYQLGVMYYDGLGTKKDPERGVEYMNKILNSDSPEAKHLKFAAAYNLGRAYYEGCGVKPSTEEAERLWLTAADDGNPNASIKAQSTLGMLYSMPIVEDLEKAFFWHSKACDNGNLESQGALGIMYLYGQGTCQNTEAALECLRKAAELGNIYAQGHLVEYYYTRKFYSKAAAVAKRVMENDDINMLAKITDCHPTYVAQGAAMAAFYLARCLQLGQGIKKNQHAAEEYYSKACHLDPAVSSHLELAANLGRI, encoded by the exons ATGAGCTTGAAGTATCCCAGAGAAG TGTCCGACAGGACCGGCGGTAGCAGGGAAGATGCCGGTGGGCGCCCAGCCCGCAGCCCGTCCCTTATTGACGATCTGGCGCCGGGCAACGGGCGGAGGCGGAGCAAAGCGCAAACGGAGAATGCCGTCGTTACATTCCCAGTGTTCCCCGTGCCCTGCCAAA GTACCGCTCCCACCCTGCCGCAGGTACCGCTCGCACCCTGCCGCAGGTGCCGCTCCCACCCTGCCGCAGGTGCCGCTCCCACCCCGCCCGGCCTGGCCGGCAGCTCCCGATTTGCTCCGGTGGAG CATCCAGTGAGGTCTTCCAGTTCCCGCACAAGGTCTCCTAAGGACCAG GAACTGGAACTTGTTAAAATGTATTATCTTCAAGATCTCTGTCCTTGCCCACTTCAGCTAAAATTGGTCATCCAAGTCTTTGAAA AGAACCCCTCCCGTGGTACCCTGCTGGCAAAAGCGAAGGAGCCGCTGGTGAGGAGAGATGGAGAACCTCCAGCACCTTTTCTGGTTGGACAAGAATACTATGAACAG ggGTTGTATAAAGAAGCATTAAAGCAATTTGAAAAAATCAAGGATACAGATTTTCAAGCAATGTATCAGCTTGGTGTAATGTATTATGATGGACTTGGCACTAAAAAAGACCCT GAAAGGGGAGTGGAATACATGAATAAAATACTCAACTCTGATTCCCCAGAAGCAAAACACTTGAAGTTTGCAGCAGCGTACAATCTTGGAAGGGCCTATTATGAAGGATGTGGTGTTAAACCTTCAACTGAAGAGGCTGAAAG GTTGTGGCTCACTGCTGCAGACGATGGAAATCCAAATGCAAGTATAAAGGCCCAGAGTACTTTAGGAATGCTTTATTCTATGCCAATTGTAGAAGATCTGGAGAAG GCCTTTTTCTGGCATTCAAAAGCATGTGACAATGGAAATCTGGAATCACAGGGAGCACTTGGCATTATGTATCTCTATGGACAAGGTACATGTCAAAACACTGAAGCTGCTTTGGAGTGtttgagaaaagcagcagaacttGGAAACATCTATGCTCAAGGCCATCTTGTGGAATATTATTACACTAGAAAATTTTActcaaaagctgctgcagtagccaaaag GGTTATGGAAAATGATGACATCAACATGCTAGCCAAGATAACTGATTGTCATCCAACATATGTAGCCCAGGGGGCTGCTATGGCTGCTTTCTACTTGGCTAGATGCCTCCAGCTTGGCCAAGGCATAAAGAAAAACCAGCATGCTGCTGAGGAGTACTATTCTAAA gcatgcCATCTGGATCCTGCTGTTTCTTCTCACCTTGAACTGGCAGCTAATCTTGGGAGAatttag
- the ANKRD37 gene encoding ankyrin repeat domain-containing protein 37, giving the protein MLMLDCNSESGSFSNLFETGTGVNAPADASGQSPAHLAARGGEAFFLLWQLQTGANLNQQDCLGEAPIHKAAKVGSLECLALLVAGDAKIDLCNNSGQTAADLALDYGFLECAKFLRTIEHTQTMKLRGQSGYSLSDRHGLQRENPTTQKQESETIRSINRKRRRSDDLVS; this is encoded by the exons ATGCTGATGCTGGACTGCAATTCAGAG TCTGGTAGTTTCAGCAACCTATTTGAGACAGGAACCGGTGTGAATGCACCTGCAGATGCCTCTGGTCAGTCTCCAGCTCACTTGGCTGCTCGTGGTGGTGAAGCTTTTTTCCTACTTTGGCAACTGCAGACAGGAGCGAATTTGAACCAACAG GATTGCCTTGGAGAAGCCCCAATACATAAAGCAGCAAAAGTTGGGAGTTTGGAATGTCTTGCTCTCCTTGTTGCTGGTGATGCTAAAATTGA cttGTGCAACAACAGCGGACAGACAGCAGCAGACCTTGCACTGGATTATGGCTTTCTGGAATGTGCCAAGTTCCTCAGGACAATTGAGCACACTCAGACAATGAAACTGAGAGGACAGTCTGGATACTCACTAAGTGACAGACATGGTTTGCAGAGAGAGAATCCAACTACACAGAAACAAGAAAGTGAAACCATCAGATCCAtaaacagaaagaggagaagatCAGATG ATCTTGTCTCCTAG